A stretch of the Ptiloglossa arizonensis isolate GNS036 chromosome 1, iyPtiAriz1_principal, whole genome shotgun sequence genome encodes the following:
- the Arr2 gene encoding arrestin 2: MFPFLFLACVLAIKVFKKTTPNGKVTVYLGKRDFIDHLDSVDPIDGIVVVENDYLQGRKVYGQISTTFRYGREEDEVMGVKFSKELVLAREQIVPIKKEKQDMTPVQERLLKRLGTTAYPFLFQFPQNSPSSVTLQPGDDDQGKPLGVEYTIKIFVGEHEEDKGHKRSSVALTIKKLQYAPPTRGRKLPSSLVSKGFTFSQGKLNLEVTLDREIYYHGEKVAANVIVTNNSRKAVKNIKLFVVQHCEVTMVNTQFSRNVASLETREGCPITPGASFTKQFYLVPLASSNKDRRGIALDGHLKDDDVNLASSTMVAEGKTPSDAMGIVISYSVRVKLNCGTLGGELVTDVPLKLMHPAPGAVEKEKAMLKKNKSVERARYENSCYSNDDDDNIVFEDFARLRLNEPE; this comes from the exons ATGTTTCCCTTCTTGTTTTTAGCTTGCGTTCTTGCGATCAAAGTATTCAAGAAGACTACTCCAAATG GAAAAGTTACAGTTTACCTCGGGAAAAGGGACTTCATCGACCATTTGGACAGCGTAGATCCTATTGATGGCATTGTTGTTGTTGAAAATGATTATCTTCAAGGACGAAAAGTTTATGGACAG ATTTCAACAACTTTCCGCTATGGCCGCGAAGAGGACGAGGTCATGGGTGTAAAATTCAGCAAAGAACTCGTTTTAGCTCGTGAGCAAATAGTGccgataaagaaagaaaaacaagataTGACTCCTGTCCAGGAACGTCTTCTAAAACGACTTGGAACTACTGCATATCCATtcttgttccaatttccacagaACTCTCCTAGCTCAGTTACTCTACAGCCTGGTGATGATGATCAAGGCAAACCATTGGGAGTTGAGTACACTATCAAAATCTTTGTAGGCGAACATGAAGAAGACAAG GGACACAAAAGATCATCTGTTGCATTGACGATAAAGAAACTGCAATATGCTCCACCTACACGAGGACGTAAATTACCTAGCTCTCTTGTTTCCAAGGGATTCACTTTCTCTCAGGGTAAATTGAATCTTGAAGTTACACTTGACAGGGAAATTTACTACCATGGAGAAAAAGTAGCTGCAAACGTTATTGTTACCAACAACTCACGTAAAGCAGTAAAAAATATCAAG CTATTTGTAGTACAGCATTGCGAGGTAACAATGGTTAATACTCAATTTTCTCGGAATGTGGCTAGCTTAGAAACACGTGAAGGTTGTCCGATTACACCTGGTGCATCCTTTACAAAGCAGTTCTATCTTGTGCCTTTGGCTAGCAGCAACAAAGATCGCCGTGGCATTGCTCTTGATGGACATCtaaaa GATGATGACGTGAATCTTGCATCTTCGACGATGGTTGCTGAGGGTAAAACTCCTAGTGATGCCATGGGTATTGTTATCTCTTATTCTGTACGAGTAAAACTGAACTGTGGTACCTTGGGAGGAGAATTGGTTACAGATGTTCCACTTAAATTAATGCACCCTGCTCCAG gcGCTGTGGAAAAAGAAAAGGCTATGTTGAAGAAGAA